A genomic window from Agrobacterium tumefaciens includes:
- the ubiT gene encoding ubiquinone anaerobic biosynthesis accessory factor UbiT, whose protein sequence is MRPFPAAIATPMNFLPLAVVQRATAAMLAQIMKRHPDLFGRLGEHCSKRYAFLPVDLPFAFMVEPARPAITVSRKGRLPKVDAAVEGPLFMLLALMEGRQDADALFFSRDLSVTGDMEAMLALRNTLDDSGIDLPRDLGAFAGPFAPVVTGLANRLRGHVLSETRGGAAWS, encoded by the coding sequence ATGAGACCGTTTCCCGCCGCCATCGCTACCCCCATGAATTTTCTGCCCCTTGCCGTGGTGCAGCGAGCGACGGCGGCGATGCTGGCGCAGATCATGAAACGGCACCCTGACCTGTTCGGCCGGCTCGGTGAACATTGCAGCAAACGTTATGCCTTCCTGCCGGTCGATCTGCCCTTCGCCTTCATGGTCGAGCCCGCGCGTCCTGCCATCACCGTCAGCCGAAAGGGCCGCTTGCCCAAGGTGGATGCGGCGGTGGAAGGGCCGCTTTTCATGCTGCTGGCGCTGATGGAGGGGCGGCAGGATGCCGATGCGCTGTTCTTTTCGCGTGATCTCAGCGTCACCGGCGACATGGAGGCGATGCTGGCACTGCGCAATACGCTCGATGACAGCGGCATTGATCTGCCGCGCGATCTCGGTGCCTTTGCCGGGCCTTTCGCGCCTGTCGTAACGGGGCTTGCGAACCGCCTGCGCGGCCATGTTCTATCCGAAACGCGTGGAGGTGCGGCATGGAGTTGA
- the ubiU gene encoding ubiquinone anaerobic biosynthesis protein UbiU → MELICPAGTPAAFREAVDAGADAVYCGFRDETNARNFPGLNFSREELAEAITYAKKRGVQTFVALNTFMRAGNEDIWYRGAADAVKAGADALILADFGLMAHVAEHHPQQRIHVSVQASASNADAVNFLVDAFGAKRVVLPRTLTISDIARLARQIRCEIEIFVFGGLCVMAEGRCSLSSYATGKSPNMNGVCSPASHVRYRQDGPELVSELGDYTINRFPEGEAAGYPTLCKGRFEIADDKSYAFEDPVSLDVMDQIDALREAGVSALKIEGRQRGKAYVAEVVSTLHRALAASAEERGRLLSRLRLLSEGQRTTVGAYEKRWR, encoded by the coding sequence ATGGAGTTGATCTGTCCTGCGGGAACGCCTGCCGCCTTCCGCGAGGCCGTGGATGCCGGCGCGGATGCCGTCTATTGCGGTTTTCGCGATGAGACCAATGCCCGCAATTTTCCCGGCCTCAATTTTTCCCGCGAAGAGCTTGCCGAAGCCATTACCTATGCGAAGAAGCGCGGCGTCCAGACTTTCGTCGCGCTCAACACCTTCATGCGCGCGGGCAATGAGGATATCTGGTATCGCGGTGCGGCCGATGCCGTGAAGGCGGGGGCGGATGCGCTGATCCTTGCCGATTTCGGTCTGATGGCGCATGTGGCGGAACACCACCCGCAGCAGCGCATCCATGTCTCCGTGCAGGCCTCCGCCTCCAATGCCGATGCGGTGAATTTCCTCGTCGATGCCTTCGGCGCGAAACGCGTGGTGCTGCCGCGCACGCTGACGATTTCCGACATCGCCCGGCTGGCGCGGCAGATCCGCTGCGAAATCGAAATCTTCGTGTTTGGCGGCCTCTGCGTCATGGCGGAGGGGCGCTGCTCGCTCTCGTCTTACGCCACCGGAAAATCCCCCAACATGAACGGCGTCTGCTCGCCAGCAAGCCATGTGCGTTACCGGCAGGACGGGCCGGAGCTGGTGTCGGAACTCGGCGATTACACCATCAACCGCTTTCCGGAAGGCGAAGCAGCGGGTTATCCGACGCTCTGCAAGGGCCGTTTCGAGATTGCCGATGACAAGTCCTATGCCTTTGAGGACCCGGTGTCGCTTGACGTGATGGACCAGATCGATGCGTTGCGCGAAGCGGGGGTCAGCGCGCTGAAGATCGAGGGCCGCCAGCGCGGCAAGGCCTATGTGGCGGAAGTGGTGTCCACCCTGCACCGGGCGCTGGCCGCCAGCGCCGAAGAACGGGGACGGCTGCTCTCACGCCTGCGACTGTTAAGCGAAGGCCAGCGCACAACTGTCGGCGCTTACGAGAAACGCTGGAGATGA
- a CDS encoding cytochrome c oxidase subunit 3 family protein, translating into MAINTEEESGNLLLWILVWSELAAFGALTGAFIIAFALNPDAFAAARQHLQPQLAGLNTLILLASGWQAAVAASRHTALPGKRRALVLAGLLGFAFVGVKLHEYSTEIAFASDPAYGAFFELYFLLTGFHLLHVVFVAVLLFLVAVFPKNENVTLVTTLWHVIDLVWIVIFPIIYLV; encoded by the coding sequence ATGGCGATCAATACGGAAGAGGAAAGCGGAAACCTGCTTTTGTGGATTCTGGTCTGGAGCGAACTTGCCGCTTTCGGCGCGCTGACCGGTGCTTTCATCATCGCCTTCGCCCTCAACCCTGATGCGTTCGCAGCCGCGCGCCAGCATCTGCAGCCGCAGCTTGCCGGCCTCAACACACTGATTTTGCTGGCAAGCGGCTGGCAGGCGGCCGTCGCGGCCAGCCGCCACACCGCGCTGCCGGGCAAAAGGCGGGCGCTTGTTCTTGCCGGCCTGCTGGGTTTCGCTTTCGTCGGTGTGAAACTCCATGAATATTCCACCGAAATCGCCTTCGCGTCCGATCCCGCATATGGCGCTTTCTTCGAGCTTTATTTCCTGCTCACTGGCTTCCATCTGCTGCATGTCGTCTTCGTGGCCGTGCTGCTGTTTCTCGTCGCAGTCTTCCCGAAAAACGAGAACGTCACGCTGGTGACGACGCTGTGGCATGTCATCGATCTGGTCTGGATCGTCATTTTTCCCATCATCTATCTGGTTTGA
- the ubiV gene encoding ubiquinone anaerobic biosynthesis protein UbiV, producing the protein MAHTAKATLALGPVLYLWQGEKWRDFYFRIADEAPVSHVYLGETVCSKRFHFTEPHLAEVIERLESTGKQVILSTLSLVTLERESRQLRGLIADSPYPVEANDLSALGMLHRTPHIVGPMVNVYNAATARLLASRGASAICLPPELPVTSVERIVAETPDVEFEVFAFGRLPLAISARCAHARAKGNIKDNCQFVCGDDPDGLPVRTLDRQSFLALNGVQTVSHTCQSLLGELQDLAAAGIARFRLSPQDCDMVAVAQIHDDVLAGRRDAADGLARLGQIYPDVPFSNGFHHGQEGAAWVARARNTAHGVNA; encoded by the coding sequence ATGGCACACACTGCAAAGGCCACATTGGCGCTTGGCCCGGTCCTCTATCTCTGGCAGGGCGAGAAATGGCGCGATTTCTATTTCCGCATCGCCGATGAAGCGCCCGTCAGCCATGTCTATCTCGGCGAAACCGTCTGCTCAAAACGGTTTCATTTCACCGAACCGCATCTGGCCGAGGTGATCGAGCGGCTGGAGAGTACCGGAAAGCAGGTGATCCTCTCTACGCTTTCACTGGTAACGCTGGAGCGCGAAAGCCGCCAGCTGCGCGGCCTGATCGCCGACAGCCCCTATCCCGTCGAGGCGAACGATCTTTCCGCGCTCGGCATGTTGCACCGCACGCCGCATATCGTTGGGCCAATGGTGAATGTCTACAATGCCGCCACCGCGCGGTTGCTCGCCTCGCGTGGGGCAAGCGCCATCTGCCTGCCGCCGGAACTGCCGGTGACCTCGGTGGAGCGCATCGTGGCGGAAACACCGGATGTGGAGTTCGAAGTCTTCGCCTTCGGCCGCCTGCCGCTCGCCATCTCCGCACGCTGCGCCCATGCCCGCGCCAAGGGCAATATCAAGGATAATTGCCAGTTCGTCTGCGGTGACGACCCTGACGGGCTGCCGGTGCGTACGCTTGACCGGCAGTCGTTTCTGGCGCTGAACGGCGTACAGACGGTTTCGCACACCTGCCAGTCGCTGCTTGGCGAATTGCAGGATCTGGCGGCCGCTGGCATCGCCCGATTCCGGCTGTCACCACAGGATTGCGACATGGTGGCGGTGGCGCAGATCCATGACGATGTTCTGGCCGGCAGGCGGGATGCGGCAGATGGTCTTGCACGTCTCGGGCAAATCTATCCGGACGTGCCTTTTTCCAATGGTTTCCACCACGGGCAGGAAGGGGCGGCCTGGGTCGCCCGTGCCCGCAACACGGCGCATGGGGTGAATGCATGA
- a CDS encoding DUF488 domain-containing protein, whose protein sequence is MSDIRIKRIYDAASDDDGARILVDRLWPRGMRKETAQLSLWMKEIAPSNELRKNFSHMPSRFAEFTRHYHEELAANPDAVARMKELMAKGRVTLLYAAHDTEHNHALVLADYLRSH, encoded by the coding sequence ATGTCCGATATAAGGATCAAACGGATTTACGATGCCGCCAGCGATGATGACGGCGCACGCATTCTGGTGGACCGGCTGTGGCCACGCGGCATGCGCAAGGAAACCGCACAGCTTTCGCTGTGGATGAAGGAAATCGCGCCCAGCAACGAGTTGCGCAAGAATTTCTCGCATATGCCATCGCGTTTTGCCGAATTCACCCGGCACTATCATGAGGAGCTGGCCGCCAATCCCGATGCCGTGGCGCGCATGAAGGAGCTGATGGCGAAGGGCCGCGTCACGCTGCTTTACGCCGCCCATGATACCGAACACAACCACGCCCTCGTTCTTGCCGACTATCTTCGTTCGCACTGA
- a CDS encoding c-type cytochrome, whose product MAERLTKTGARNVFYGGSIFFFAIFVGLTAHSHYYMRTTSTDESTLTESVARGKHVWEKNSCINCHTLLGEGAYFAPELGNVWKRYGGVEDKETARDSIKAWMAAQPTGIEGRRQMPQFNLTEQELDDLVDFLEWTSRIKTQNWPPNDAG is encoded by the coding sequence ATGGCAGAACGCCTGACCAAAACAGGAGCGCGAAACGTCTTTTACGGCGGCTCCATCTTCTTCTTCGCCATATTCGTCGGGCTGACCGCCCATAGCCATTATTACATGCGCACCACCTCGACGGACGAAAGCACGCTGACGGAAAGCGTCGCGCGCGGCAAACACGTGTGGGAGAAAAACTCCTGCATCAACTGTCACACGCTGCTCGGCGAAGGCGCCTATTTCGCGCCCGAACTCGGCAATGTCTGGAAGCGCTATGGCGGCGTGGAAGACAAGGAGACGGCGCGCGATTCCATCAAGGCCTGGATGGCCGCCCAGCCCACCGGCATCGAGGGCCGGCGCCAGATGCCGCAGTTCAATCTCACCGAACAGGAACTCGATGATCTCGTCGACTTCCTCGAATGGACGAGCCGGATCAAGACGCAGAACTGGCCACCGAACGATGCGGGTTGA
- a CDS encoding UbiX family flavin prenyltransferase produces MNPCRVVVGVTGASGASIALRIIERLADMKSVEIHLVLSQSARRTVLHEEGAQAMGRMLSLASVNHAVDDIGAAIASGSFPTTGMIIAPCSMRTLAAIATGLSDNLLTRAADVHLKERRKLVLMTRETPLHLIHLRNMCIVTEAGAIVMPPVPAFYNRPQSVFDIVDQLAARAIDQLGIAPAPQAPIWQPHVVKTS; encoded by the coding sequence ATGAACCCGTGCCGTGTCGTGGTCGGCGTCACCGGTGCCTCGGGCGCCAGCATTGCGCTGCGCATCATCGAGCGCCTCGCCGACATGAAAAGCGTCGAAATCCATCTCGTCCTGTCGCAATCCGCCAGACGCACCGTGCTGCATGAGGAAGGTGCGCAAGCAATGGGGCGGATGTTGTCGCTCGCCAGCGTCAATCATGCTGTCGATGATATCGGCGCGGCGATTGCCAGCGGCTCCTTCCCGACAACAGGCATGATCATCGCCCCCTGCTCCATGCGCACACTTGCCGCCATTGCAACCGGGCTTTCGGACAATCTCCTTACCCGCGCCGCCGATGTGCATCTGAAGGAACGCCGGAAGCTGGTGCTGATGACCCGCGAGACGCCGCTGCATCTCATCCATCTGCGCAACATGTGCATTGTCACGGAGGCAGGCGCTATCGTCATGCCGCCGGTGCCCGCCTTTTACAACAGGCCGCAAAGCGTCTTCGATATTGTCGATCAGCTCGCCGCCCGCGCCATCGATCAGCTCGGTATCGCGCCCGCACCGCAGGCGCCGATATGGCAGCCGCATGTGGTGAAGACGTCGTGA
- a CDS encoding UbiD family decarboxylase: MRDEKTETKPAHAADLRGFVRLLEERGQLRRIRQPVSLVHEITEIHRRVLADGGPALLFEQPVDHEGKVRDMPLLANLFGTRQRIEWGLGLETGGLPTLGQKLAELREPRPPKSMAEAWGKLPLLKAALSMRPRNVSRAPVQEKVLTGDAIDLARLPVQWCWPGEPAPLITWPLVITRSPDDPDDINVGIYRMQVLGPDRVIMRWLAHRGGAQHHRLWQARGLDMPVTVAIGTDPATILSAVMPLPEHISELGFSGLLRGSKSRIAKALTVPMPVPANAEIVLEGTVSATETAMEGPYGDHTGYYNSVEAFPIMTLSAITTRRDPLYLSTYTGRPPDEPSVLGEAMLEIFLPLVKRQFAEIVDLWMPPEACSYRVMVASIDKRYPGQAKRVMMGLWSMLPQFSYVKLIILVDPDINVHSWADVIWALSTRFDASRDTTIINDTPIDYLDFASPKAGLGGKMGLDATRKLPPETEREWGRVLSMTPDVIAKVDLMWRDLGLGERP; encoded by the coding sequence ATGAGAGACGAGAAAACAGAAACTAAACCCGCCCACGCAGCCGATCTGCGCGGTTTCGTCCGGTTGCTGGAAGAACGCGGGCAGCTACGGCGAATTCGCCAGCCGGTCTCGCTGGTGCACGAAATCACCGAAATCCACCGCCGGGTGCTCGCCGATGGCGGGCCGGCGCTGCTGTTCGAGCAACCCGTCGACCATGAGGGCAAGGTGCGGGACATGCCGCTGCTTGCCAATCTCTTCGGCACGCGGCAACGCATCGAATGGGGCCTGGGGCTGGAAACGGGCGGTCTGCCAACACTTGGACAAAAGCTTGCCGAATTGCGCGAGCCACGGCCGCCGAAATCCATGGCCGAGGCATGGGGTAAGCTGCCTTTGCTGAAAGCCGCACTGTCCATGCGGCCACGCAACGTCTCGCGCGCGCCGGTGCAGGAAAAGGTACTGACGGGTGATGCCATCGATCTTGCCCGCCTGCCGGTGCAATGGTGCTGGCCGGGAGAGCCGGCCCCGCTCATCACTTGGCCGCTGGTCATCACCCGTTCGCCTGATGATCCCGACGATATCAATGTTGGCATCTATCGCATGCAGGTGCTGGGGCCGGACAGGGTGATCATGCGCTGGCTGGCGCATCGCGGCGGCGCGCAGCACCACCGGCTGTGGCAGGCACGCGGGCTCGATATGCCCGTAACCGTCGCTATCGGCACTGATCCCGCCACCATTCTTTCCGCCGTCATGCCGCTTCCCGAACATATCAGCGAGCTTGGTTTTTCCGGCCTGCTGCGCGGCTCGAAAAGCCGCATCGCGAAGGCACTGACGGTGCCGATGCCGGTGCCCGCCAATGCCGAGATCGTGCTGGAAGGTACTGTTTCGGCCACGGAAACGGCAATGGAAGGCCCCTATGGCGACCACACCGGCTATTATAATTCGGTCGAAGCCTTTCCGATCATGACGCTGTCGGCCATCACCACGCGCCGCGACCCGCTCTATCTTTCCACCTATACCGGCCGGCCGCCGGATGAGCCCTCGGTTCTCGGCGAAGCCATGCTCGAGATTTTCCTGCCGCTCGTGAAGAGGCAGTTTGCGGAAATCGTCGATCTGTGGATGCCGCCGGAAGCCTGTTCCTACCGCGTCATGGTCGCCTCCATCGACAAGCGTTATCCCGGCCAGGCAAAGCGGGTGATGATGGGCCTGTGGTCGATGCTGCCGCAGTTCAGCTATGTGAAGCTTATCATTCTGGTCGATCCCGACATCAATGTGCACAGCTGGGCGGATGTCATCTGGGCGCTTTCTACCCGTTTCGATGCCTCGCGCGATACAACGATCATCAACGATACGCCGATCGATTATCTCGACTTCGCCTCGCCGAAAGCCGGCCTCGGCGGCAAGATGGGTCTGGACGCCACCCGCAAGCTACCGCCGGAAACGGAGCGCGAATGGGGTCGCGTGCTCTCCATGACGCCAGACGTCATCGCAAAGGTGGATCTGATGTGGCGTGATCTTGGCCTTGGAGAACGACCATGA
- a CDS encoding NnrU family protein, whose translation MLELVAALSLFVALHSIPAVPAVRGRLIAAIGRPAYFGAYSVVSLLALGWVFYAALSVDYIPLWDVAPWQAHVTFLAAPIGLFFVLAGLLSVNPLSISVRQGDKPGAIVRITRHPVLVGFLFWSLGHVVPNGDLRSVILFGGFALFSLGGMTMTEKRARKRKGNAWSAAAAKNATIPFAAILSGKTRLAVDGPMLLAVALTGLTVWWLLAGGHAALFGADPMAYF comes from the coding sequence ATGCTTGAACTTGTCGCCGCTCTTTCGCTTTTTGTGGCGCTGCATTCCATTCCCGCCGTACCTGCCGTGCGTGGCCGGTTGATTGCGGCCATTGGCCGGCCCGCCTATTTCGGGGCTTATTCCGTGGTCTCGCTTCTGGCGCTGGGCTGGGTGTTTTATGCCGCGCTGTCGGTGGATTATATTCCGCTTTGGGATGTCGCGCCCTGGCAGGCGCATGTCACCTTTCTGGCAGCGCCGATTGGTCTGTTTTTCGTGCTCGCTGGTCTTCTCAGCGTCAATCCGCTTTCCATTTCCGTGCGGCAGGGAGATAAACCGGGGGCAATCGTGCGCATCACGCGGCATCCGGTGCTTGTCGGTTTCCTGTTCTGGTCGCTCGGCCATGTCGTGCCGAATGGCGACCTGCGTTCCGTCATCCTGTTCGGCGGTTTTGCACTGTTTTCGCTTGGCGGGATGACGATGACCGAAAAACGCGCCCGCAAAAGAAAGGGTAATGCGTGGAGCGCGGCGGCTGCTAAAAACGCAACGATCCCTTTCGCAGCAATCCTTTCCGGCAAAACGCGCCTCGCCGTGGACGGGCCGATGCTGCTAGCCGTGGCGCTGACAGGATTGACGGTCTGGTGGCTTCTGGCCGGCGGCCATGCCGCGCTCTTTGGCGCGGACCCCATGGCCTATTTCTGA
- a CDS encoding TonB-dependent receptor family protein: MRVLKAGFFTITTGLMAGVSGVALAQSATPGSTTVLETITVEGARWADGVEQARQRLKAIPGGVSALQPQEATSKAVPTLADALASAPGVVVQRFFGGNDQPRIQIRGSGLQQNPVERGVLVLKDGLPINRADGSYIVGLANPGQASLIEIYRGYTANRLGASVLGGAINFASPVEKGTSISAGGGSFGQADASLRTGFDADRFAAGFYADVSRRDGYRVYIDSRRVSVGGVIEAEVSDAVKTRVFASYTDLGFDVAGPLTKSAMDADPRQVSPGPPTSLGPNVMRDKPRREASQFVIGSRSSIELGDHLFDIGLGYTYTRDMFRFPVSSGVRRTDGGDVTGLLRYAYQPDADALLPLFEASALYTVGSAERTYHISQAGGDGPAFSSNDLDASTLSLNAGLNIPLSETMTLSPSLSYTHATRDNNDLWRAATRPRLSFGPGGAAASAVAVDTGYERSYSGWSPALGIRWRPDDNNMLFAAVSRSFEPPTHDDLLGTTGGTPNASPTGFSTPDLEAQTATTVEIGWRGERGSWNIDATAYYSWVENELLSLRDTSGSLLSAFNADETVHAGVELGVSGEVLDGLTARLAYVLQDFRFRDDPVRGDNRLAGAPRHVVNLALQYAIFEQWDIGAVLQWVPSKTPVDNMNTMYADPYAVVDLKTEYRVNDRFSIYGAVTNVFDKTYASSTLILDQASAGQAVYLPGDGRGFYAGIKARF, translated from the coding sequence ATGCGGGTGCTGAAGGCGGGGTTTTTCACGATAACAACGGGTTTGATGGCAGGGGTTTCCGGTGTTGCGCTTGCGCAATCGGCCACACCGGGCTCGACCACGGTTCTGGAGACGATCACGGTTGAGGGGGCGAGATGGGCGGATGGCGTGGAGCAGGCGCGCCAGCGCCTGAAGGCCATTCCAGGTGGTGTCTCCGCACTCCAGCCGCAGGAAGCGACCTCAAAGGCCGTGCCGACGCTTGCAGATGCGCTTGCTTCGGCGCCCGGCGTGGTGGTGCAGCGCTTTTTCGGCGGCAATGACCAGCCGCGCATTCAGATCAGAGGCTCCGGGTTGCAGCAGAACCCGGTCGAACGCGGGGTTCTGGTGCTGAAGGACGGGTTGCCGATCAACCGTGCCGATGGTTCCTATATCGTCGGGCTCGCCAATCCCGGTCAGGCCAGCCTCATCGAAATTTACCGCGGTTACACCGCCAACCGGCTGGGGGCCAGCGTTCTGGGCGGGGCGATCAATTTTGCTTCGCCGGTGGAGAAGGGAACCAGCATTTCTGCCGGCGGCGGCAGTTTCGGTCAGGCAGATGCCTCGCTGCGCACTGGTTTTGATGCAGATCGCTTCGCTGCCGGTTTTTATGCCGATGTCAGCCGTCGCGACGGTTATCGCGTCTATATTGATTCCCGCCGGGTAAGTGTCGGCGGGGTGATCGAGGCGGAGGTGTCGGACGCCGTCAAGACGCGGGTTTTTGCCAGCTATACCGATCTGGGTTTTGACGTGGCGGGACCCCTGACGAAAAGCGCCATGGATGCTGATCCCAGACAGGTTTCGCCGGGCCCGCCAACCAGCCTCGGCCCGAATGTGATGCGTGACAAGCCACGCCGGGAGGCCAGCCAGTTCGTCATCGGCTCGCGCAGCTCGATCGAACTCGGCGATCATCTCTTCGACATCGGATTGGGTTACACCTATACCAGGGACATGTTCCGGTTCCCGGTCTCAAGCGGCGTTCGGCGCACGGATGGCGGCGATGTGACGGGGCTGCTGCGTTATGCCTACCAGCCCGATGCCGATGCCCTGCTGCCGCTTTTTGAAGCTTCGGCGCTCTATACGGTCGGTTCGGCGGAACGGACCTATCACATCAGCCAGGCAGGGGGTGATGGTCCGGCCTTTTCCAGCAACGATCTCGATGCTTCGACACTGTCTTTGAATGCGGGGCTGAATATTCCGCTTTCCGAAACGATGACGCTGTCGCCATCGCTTTCCTACACTCATGCCACCCGCGACAATAACGATCTCTGGCGGGCTGCGACCCGGCCGAGGCTGAGCTTCGGACCGGGCGGCGCGGCGGCCTCTGCCGTGGCGGTGGATACGGGCTATGAGCGCAGCTACAGCGGCTGGTCTCCGGCGCTCGGCATCAGGTGGCGCCCGGACGACAACAACATGCTGTTTGCCGCTGTCAGCCGCAGTTTCGAACCGCCGACCCATGACGATCTTCTCGGTACCACCGGCGGCACGCCGAATGCATCGCCCACCGGCTTTTCGACGCCCGATCTTGAGGCGCAGACGGCGACTACGGTCGAGATCGGCTGGCGCGGCGAGCGTGGCTCGTGGAATATCGACGCCACCGCCTATTATTCCTGGGTGGAGAACGAATTGCTCAGCCTGCGCGACACGAGCGGTTCGCTGCTCTCCGCTTTCAACGCGGATGAAACCGTGCATGCGGGTGTGGAGCTTGGCGTTTCCGGCGAAGTGCTAGATGGTCTGACCGCTCGTCTTGCCTATGTGCTGCAGGATTTCCGCTTCCGCGACGATCCGGTGCGCGGTGACAACCGGCTGGCCGGCGCGCCGCGCCATGTCGTCAATCTCGCCCTGCAATATGCTATTTTCGAACAATGGGATATCGGCGCGGTGCTGCAATGGGTGCCATCCAAGACCCCGGTCGACAACATGAATACGATGTATGCCGATCCCTATGCGGTGGTTGATCTCAAGACCGAATATCGCGTCAATGACAGGTTCTCGATCTATGGCGCGGTCACCAACGTCTTCGACAAGACCTACGCCTCATCCACACTCATTCTCGACCAGGCAAGCGCCGGTCAGGCGGTCTATCTGCCGGGCGACGGGCGCGGATTTTATGCCGGCATCAAGGCGCGTTTCTGA
- a CDS encoding ABC transporter substrate-binding protein — MTSYTRRRALSLLSRLTVAGLAAPSVLRAEAPLVFYGPPAAPSAVLAHAVKGGFLKDVAPGAVFKAWKTPDEMRAAVASGSMGAVVMPSYGAANLHNRGLGLGLMNVLTTGLLYIVSKDETLTSLESLSGKTLALPFKNDMPDFVLRRLVAENGLKPGDIKLEYAASPPEAVQLLLTGRVDAALLSEPAATAVLIKAKSFFMTVHRTIDIQQEWAKVAGKSEIPQAGLALTSQVQQKLGKAGIEALQAGMEAALASATADPQTAAAAAADALGFPPEIIAASFPTSHLSALKASTARADLEAFYDELAKADPAIIGGRRPDDGFYLV; from the coding sequence ATGACGAGTTACACACGACGCCGGGCGCTGTCGCTGCTTTCCAGGCTGACCGTCGCGGGCCTTGCCGCGCCATCCGTCCTGAGGGCCGAGGCACCGCTTGTCTTTTACGGTCCGCCCGCAGCACCTTCGGCGGTTCTGGCTCATGCCGTAAAAGGCGGTTTCCTGAAGGATGTCGCGCCTGGGGCCGTGTTCAAGGCATGGAAAACGCCGGATGAAATGCGCGCCGCCGTCGCTTCCGGTTCCATGGGAGCGGTGGTGATGCCGAGTTACGGTGCTGCCAATCTCCATAATCGCGGCCTCGGCCTTGGGCTGATGAACGTGCTGACAACGGGTCTGCTCTATATCGTGTCGAAGGACGAGACGCTGACGTCGCTCGAAAGCCTTTCCGGCAAGACGCTGGCTCTGCCGTTCAAGAACGACATGCCCGATTTCGTTCTGCGTCGCCTTGTTGCCGAGAACGGCTTGAAACCCGGCGACATCAAGCTGGAATATGCCGCTTCGCCACCGGAAGCCGTGCAATTGCTGCTGACGGGCCGGGTGGATGCGGCCCTGCTGAGTGAACCGGCCGCGACCGCTGTGCTGATAAAGGCAAAGTCGTTTTTCATGACCGTTCACCGCACCATCGATATCCAGCAGGAATGGGCAAAGGTGGCGGGCAAGTCGGAAATCCCGCAGGCGGGTCTCGCTTTGACGTCGCAGGTTCAGCAAAAGCTCGGCAAGGCAGGTATAGAGGCTTTGCAGGCGGGCATGGAAGCGGCACTTGCCAGTGCCACAGCTGACCCGCAAACGGCCGCCGCCGCCGCGGCCGATGCCCTCGGCTTCCCGCCGGAAATCATCGCCGCCTCCTTTCCGACAAGCCATTTGTCGGCGTTGAAGGCGAGTACGGCACGCGCCGATCTCGAGGCGTTTTACGATGAACTTGCCAAGGCCGACCCGGCAATCATCGGCGGCCGGCGGCCGGATGACGGCTTTTATCTGGTGTAG